In a single window of the Arachis hypogaea cultivar Tifrunner chromosome 6, arahy.Tifrunner.gnm2.J5K5, whole genome shotgun sequence genome:
- the LOC112698102 gene encoding dirigent protein 22-like, which yields MAMAKSKTLFSIFFIPLLFSTLITAKDPRFDRSLSPKSLGLRKEKLSHLHFYFHDILSGQNPTAVRVAQAAMTATSPTLFGAVMMADDPLTVGPEPNSKVIGKAQGIYASASQDDLGLLMVLNFAFMEGKYNGSTVSMLGRNAVFSGVREMSIVGGSGVFRFARGYAQAKTFWLNTTSGDAIVEYNVYVLHY from the coding sequence ATGGCAATGGCAAAATCCAAAACCCTCTTCTCTATCTTCTTCATTCCCCTCCTCTTCTCCACCCTTATCACCGCCAAAGACCCTCGTTTCGATCGAAGCCTGTCTCCAAAATCACTGGGCCTCCGCAAGGAGAAGCTTAGCCACCTCCACTTTTACTTCCACGACATTCTCAGCGGCCAAAACCCCACCGCTGTTAGGGTGGCCCAAGCTGCAATGACGGCTACGTCCCCCACGTTATTCGGAGCCGTAATGATGGCCGATGACCCCTTAACCGTTGGGCCTGAGCCCAACTCCAAGGTCATAGGAAAAGCCCAGGGGATTTATGCGTCGGCGTCGCAAGATGATCTGGGGCTATTGATGGTGTTAAACTTTGCATTCATGGAAGGGAAGTACAATGGGAGCACAGTGAGCATGTTGGGGAGGAATGCGGTGTTTTCCGGCGTGAGGGAGATGTCGATCGTGGGAGGGAGCGGGGTATTCCGATTTGCACGTGGATACGCTCAGGCCAAGACTTTCTGGCTTAACACCACCTCCGGCGATGCTATTGTCGAATATAATGTCTACGTTttgcattattaa
- the LOC112696145 gene encoding dirigent protein 22, producing the protein MAKSKILFSLLFLLFTLFELFSSIIVTAEHPPFHRSISPKSLHLDRQKLSHLHFYFHDTVSGPRPTAVRVAQAQMTDKFPTQFGAVAMADDPLTIGPEPESKLIGRAQGIYASASQNDLGLMMVMNFEFSEGKYNGSTLSLLGRNAVFSAVREMPIVGGSGIFRFGRGYAVAKTHLFNTTTLDAIVEYNVYVFHY; encoded by the coding sequence ATGGCCAAATCCAAaatcctcttctctcttctcttccttctcttcaCCCTCTTTGAACTCTTTTCTTCCATTATTGTCACCGCGGAGCACCCTCCTTTCCACCGAAGCATCTCTCCTAAATCTTTGCACCTCGACCGGCAGAAGCTCAGCCACCTACACTTCTATTTCCACGACACTGTTAGCGGCCCAAGGCCCACTGCCGTCAGGGTGGCCCAGGCTCAAATGACAGACAAATTCCCCACACAATTCGGAGCCGTGGCGATGGCGGATGACCCATTGACCATTGGGCCTGAACCGGAATCCAAGCTTATTGGAAGGGCCCAAGGAATTTATGCTTCTGCTTCTCAGAATGATTTGGGGTTAATGATGGTGATGAACTTCGAATTTTCGGAAGGGAAGTATAATGGAAGCACGTTGAGCTTGCTGGGGCGCAACGCAGTGTTTTCCGCCGTTAGGGAGATGCCGATCGTCGGGGGAAGCGGGATTTTCCGGTTTGGTCGGGGATATGCTGTGGCCAAAACTCACTTGTTTAATACCACCACTCTAGATGCTATTGTAGAATACAATGTTTATGTATTTCACtattaa